In a genomic window of Leptolyngbya sp. SIO1E4:
- a CDS encoding prolipoprotein diacylglyceryl transferase encodes MYPPVDPIIFEFGPLTLRWYGLLMLTAILAATQIASREVARKGENSENLWDMLLWLLIPGFLGARLYYVFIQSPRGASGLGYYLQNPGEILRIWGGGIHIFGGFIFGGIALWLFTRIRRLNPLPYLDAIALGLPLAQAIGRWGNFINQELYGPPTTLPWGLRIDGPHRLAPYNDLSTYPDSTRFHPLFLYESLWNFLGFALIFWISRRFNTSLKDGDIALLYLIWYPLGRFFIEFLRTDSWFFPGTPFNVVHILCALALVVAASVLYLRHRTPSTDNQKA; translated from the coding sequence ATGTACCCCCCTGTTGACCCCATCATCTTCGAATTTGGCCCCCTGACCCTGCGCTGGTATGGTCTGCTTATGCTGACTGCCATCTTGGCTGCGACCCAGATTGCCAGTCGCGAGGTTGCCCGCAAAGGCGAAAACTCAGAGAACTTGTGGGACATGCTGCTCTGGCTTTTGATTCCAGGGTTTTTAGGCGCACGGCTTTATTACGTGTTTATTCAATCGCCTCGGGGCGCATCTGGGCTTGGCTACTATCTACAAAATCCTGGCGAAATTCTCAGAATTTGGGGCGGGGGCATCCACATCTTTGGCGGCTTCATTTTTGGCGGTATTGCCCTTTGGCTCTTCACTCGCATCCGTCGGTTAAACCCGTTGCCTTACTTAGATGCGATCGCCCTGGGGTTACCTCTGGCCCAAGCCATTGGCCGCTGGGGCAACTTCATTAACCAAGAGCTATATGGCCCCCCCACAACGCTACCCTGGGGCTTACGCATTGATGGCCCGCATCGCCTTGCCCCCTACAACGATCTCAGTACCTATCCAGATAGCACCCGCTTTCATCCCCTGTTTTTATACGAATCCCTCTGGAATTTCTTAGGATTTGCCCTCATTTTCTGGATTTCTCGTCGGTTTAATACCAGCCTAAAAGACGGTGATATTGCCCTGCTTTATCTAATTTGGTATCCCCTAGGGCGCTTTTTTATCGAGTTCTTGCGCACCGATTCTTGGTTTTTCCCCGGGACGCCTTTTAACGTGGTGCACATCTTGTGTGCACTCGCGCTCGTTGTCGCGGCATCTGTGCTCTACCTGCGCCATCGCACACCGTCGACCGATAACCAAAAGGCCTAA